One window of Sphingobacteriales bacterium genomic DNA carries:
- a CDS encoding AAA family ATPase, protein MNFNNFTIKSQEAIASAQGEAFNLSNQTTETVHLLKGLLDVDENVIPFLFKKTGANLGRLKKKVNDALERYPKVANVSQPYPSPRMGQAIFKAQAIAKEYKDEFVSVEHLLLAIMDVGGEAATLLTDENIVKPDLEKAIKELRQGETVTEASAEERYNALQKYAKNLNELARQGLLDPVIGRDEEIRRVLHILSRRTKNNPILVGAPGVGKTAIAEGIAHRIVNADVPENLKTKVIYALDMGALLAGAKYRGDFEERLKAVIREITKANGQIILFIDEIHTLVGAGATEGSSMDAANILKPALAKGELRAVGATTLNEYQKYFEKDKALERRFQKVIIEEPSPEDSISILRGLKERYETHHKVKIKDEAIISAVELSHRYISDRFLPDKAIDLIDEAAAKLRMEIDSVPEGLYDIEKQIRKLEIEREAVKREEDNSQLKLIESKLAVLMAQQEEYKLRWQGEKDLIDGIQAQKRAIEAYKTEAETAERLGDYGKVAEIRYGKVKEAESLVEELEEKLQALGMGRIMKEEVDSEDIAVIIAKWTNIPVMRMLEGERHKLLHLEENLHKRVVGQSRAVEVIADAIRRSRAGLNEPDRPIGSFIFLGTTGVGKTELAKALAELLFDNESSLTRIDMSEYQEAVSITKLIGSAPGYVGYEEGGQLTEAVRQKPYSVILLDEIEKAHPDVFNLLLQILEDGRLTDNKGRTVNFKNTVIIMTSNLGAAIIQENFEEADEKQIPEVYRQTKRQVFELLRKTFRPEFLNRVDEIIMFKPLTKRELSEIFRIQLKRLEAMLEKQQIQLLVTEDAAEYLIENGYDLLYGARPLQQLIKQRISNVISRKILAGELPAGSLLQVDAIDGKLVFYPVKTPDLESLI, encoded by the coding sequence ATGAATTTTAACAACTTCACCATAAAATCACAAGAGGCTATCGCATCAGCACAAGGCGAGGCATTCAACCTTTCCAATCAAACGACCGAAACTGTTCACTTGCTGAAGGGGCTTTTGGATGTTGATGAAAATGTTATCCCCTTTCTTTTTAAAAAAACCGGTGCTAATCTGGGGCGACTGAAGAAGAAAGTCAATGATGCGTTGGAACGTTATCCAAAAGTTGCCAATGTTTCACAGCCTTATCCCTCCCCTCGAATGGGGCAAGCCATATTTAAAGCACAGGCAATCGCCAAAGAATATAAAGACGAATTTGTTTCGGTCGAACATCTGTTGTTGGCCATCATGGATGTTGGTGGGGAAGCAGCAACTTTGCTTACCGATGAAAATATTGTAAAGCCGGATCTGGAAAAAGCCATTAAAGAACTGAGACAAGGTGAAACTGTTACGGAAGCCTCGGCCGAAGAAAGATACAATGCGTTGCAGAAATATGCCAAAAACCTGAATGAATTGGCAAGACAAGGTTTGTTGGATCCTGTTATAGGGCGCGATGAGGAAATCAGGAGGGTATTGCATATTTTATCGCGAAGAACCAAAAACAATCCCATTCTTGTTGGTGCTCCGGGTGTTGGTAAAACTGCAATTGCAGAAGGCATTGCCCATCGAATTGTCAATGCAGATGTGCCTGAAAATCTGAAAACAAAGGTCATTTATGCATTAGATATGGGTGCTTTACTTGCCGGTGCTAAATATCGGGGAGATTTTGAGGAAAGACTTAAAGCAGTAATCAGAGAAATCACTAAAGCGAATGGGCAAATCATTTTGTTCATTGACGAAATTCATACTTTAGTCGGAGCAGGTGCAACGGAAGGCAGCTCGATGGATGCAGCCAATATTCTTAAACCGGCATTAGCTAAAGGAGAGCTAAGGGCTGTTGGTGCCACTACTTTGAATGAGTACCAAAAATATTTTGAGAAAGACAAGGCTTTGGAGCGGCGTTTTCAAAAAGTAATAATTGAAGAGCCCTCCCCTGAAGACAGCATCAGCATTTTGAGAGGACTGAAAGAGCGATATGAAACACATCACAAAGTAAAGATTAAAGACGAAGCAATTATCAGTGCTGTAGAGTTAAGTCATCGTTATATTTCAGACCGTTTTTTACCCGATAAAGCAATTGACCTGATAGATGAGGCTGCTGCCAAACTGAGAATGGAAATCGATTCTGTTCCGGAGGGATTATATGATATCGAAAAGCAAATCAGAAAGTTAGAAATAGAACGGGAGGCGGTAAAAAGAGAAGAGGATAATTCTCAATTGAAACTGATTGAATCTAAGTTGGCTGTTTTGATGGCACAACAGGAGGAATATAAACTGAGATGGCAGGGTGAGAAGGACTTGATTGATGGGATACAGGCGCAAAAAAGAGCGATAGAAGCCTATAAGACAGAGGCAGAAACAGCAGAGCGACTTGGCGATTATGGCAAAGTTGCCGAAATCAGATATGGGAAGGTTAAAGAGGCGGAATCTTTAGTCGAGGAACTGGAAGAAAAACTTCAGGCACTTGGAATGGGAAGAATTATGAAAGAGGAAGTTGACTCTGAAGACATTGCTGTAATTATCGCAAAATGGACAAATATTCCGGTAATGAGGATGTTGGAAGGCGAGCGTCACAAACTTTTGCATTTGGAAGAAAACCTGCATAAAAGAGTGGTGGGACAAAGCCGAGCTGTGGAAGTGATTGCCGATGCCATCAGACGGAGCCGCGCCGGGCTGAATGAGCCTGATCGTCCTATTGGTTCTTTTATTTTTCTCGGAACTACCGGGGTTGGTAAAACGGAACTGGCAAAAGCATTGGCTGAACTTTTGTTTGACAACGAAAGCTCGTTAACCCGAATAGATATGTCGGAGTATCAGGAGGCAGTGTCCATTACTAAGTTAATCGGTTCTGCACCGGGTTATGTCGGTTATGAAGAAGGGGGACAATTGACAGAGGCTGTCCGTCAAAAACCTTATTCCGTTATTTTGTTGGATGAAATAGAAAAAGCGCATCCCGATGTTTTCAACCTGCTTTTACAAATTCTGGAAGACGGACGGTTGACTGACAATAAAGGGCGAACTGTTAATTTCAAAAACACGGTAATCATAATGACTTCTAACTTAGGGGCTGCCATCATTCAGGAAAATTTTGAAGAGGCTGATGAAAAGCAAATCCCCGAAGTTTACCGTCAAACCAAAAGACAGGTGTTTGAATTGTTGAGAAAAACCTTCCGCCCCGAGTTTTTAAATCGTGTTGATGAGATCATCATGTTCAAACCCTTGACTAAACGGGAACTCAGCGAAATTTTCCGCATACAGCTTAAACGTTTGGAAGCTATGCTCGAAAAGCAGCAAATTCAATTGTTGGTTACAGAGGATGCTGCTGAGTATTTGATAGAAAATGGCTACGATTTGCTCTATGGAGCCCGCCCTTTGCAGCAATTGATTAAACAACGCATTTCGAATGTCATATCCCGGAAAATTCTTGCCGGAGAATTGCCCGCAGGTTCTTTGTTGCAGGTAGATGCCATTGATGGGAAATTGGTGTTTTACCCGGTGAAAACCCCCGATTTGGAATCTTTGATTTAA
- a CDS encoding acetyl-CoA carboxylase carboxyltransferase subunit beta, whose protein sequence is MNWFQRNIKGIFTKTTEKREAPDGVWHRCENCKVTIPSKEHKNNFYVCSNCDYHDRIDSEQYFQILFDNKQYEKLFSNLRPIDMLSFTDTKSYDQRLKQTQKQTSLDDAMQVAWGMVEGNALCVAAMDFKFIGGSMGSVVGEKIARAIDYCISKKMPLLIISKSGGARMMEAAFSLMQMAKTSAKLSQLSDAGVPFISLMTDPTTGGVTASYAMLGDLNIAEPKALIGFAGPRVIKETIKKDLPEDFQTSEFLLEHGFLDFIVHRRYLKAKLGELLSHFSH, encoded by the coding sequence ATGAATTGGTTTCAACGCAATATTAAAGGGATATTTACCAAAACTACTGAAAAGAGGGAAGCACCGGATGGTGTTTGGCACCGTTGTGAAAATTGCAAAGTAACCATTCCTTCGAAAGAGCATAAAAACAATTTTTACGTATGCTCCAATTGTGATTACCATGACCGGATTGATTCGGAGCAATACTTCCAGATATTGTTCGACAATAAACAGTATGAGAAATTGTTTTCCAATCTTCGCCCAATTGACATGCTTTCGTTTACAGACACCAAAAGCTACGATCAAAGATTGAAACAGACTCAAAAACAAACATCTTTGGATGATGCCATGCAAGTAGCCTGGGGTATGGTTGAAGGGAACGCTTTATGTGTTGCAGCTATGGATTTTAAATTTATCGGAGGATCAATGGGTTCTGTCGTAGGAGAAAAAATAGCGCGTGCCATAGATTATTGTATTTCTAAAAAAATGCCTCTCCTTATAATTTCAAAATCCGGAGGAGCCAGAATGATGGAAGCCGCTTTCTCTTTGATGCAAATGGCCAAAACTTCTGCTAAGCTATCTCAATTGTCAGATGCCGGAGTGCCATTTATTTCTTTAATGACCGATCCTACAACCGGCGGAGTTACAGCCTCTTATGCCATGTTGGGCGATTTGAATATTGCAGAGCCAAAAGCACTTATCGGGTTTGCCGGACCAAGGGTTATCAAAGAAACTATTAAAAAAGACCTGCCCGAAGATTTTCAAACCTCTGAATTTCTGCTGGAGCACGGATTCCTTGATTTTATAGTTCACAGGCGCTACCTTAAAGCCAAATTAGGTGAATTGCTATCCCATTTCAGCCATTAA
- a CDS encoding pyridoxal phosphate-dependent aminotransferase — protein sequence MIKLSDRIVNLNESDTLKMAALARQLQGQGVKVINLSLGEPDFDTPEHIKTAAKQAIDENFSHYTPVSGYLDVRQAIVQKLKRDNGLDYTPEQIVISTGAKQSIANVVLCLVNPGEEVLLPSPYWVSYAAQVELAEGIATEIPAGIETGFKITPDQLAKAIKPNSKLIIFSSPCNPTGAVYSKEELRALAEVIVQYDNLYVVSDEIYEYINYVGKHESLAQFDFIKDRVITVNGLSKGFAMTGWRLGYLAAPLAIAKACDKMQGQFTSATCSIAQRAAIAALTGDLTPTIEMRDAFKKRRDLILSLLKEIPGLITDVPDGAFYVFPDVSFYLGKSDGEMTINNTDDLSMYLLHKAHVSTVNGQAFGNENCIRISYATSEENIIEACQRMKTQLARLA from the coding sequence ATGATTAAGTTATCTGACCGCATTGTCAATTTAAATGAATCTGATACCCTGAAAATGGCTGCTTTAGCCCGTCAACTTCAGGGGCAAGGAGTAAAAGTCATCAACCTTAGCCTTGGAGAACCTGATTTTGATACCCCCGAGCATATTAAAACTGCCGCCAAACAAGCGATTGACGAAAACTTTTCGCATTATACTCCTGTCTCGGGCTACTTAGATGTGCGACAGGCAATTGTTCAAAAGTTGAAACGCGATAACGGATTGGATTATACTCCCGAACAAATTGTAATTTCAACCGGAGCTAAACAGTCTATTGCCAACGTTGTTTTGTGTTTGGTCAATCCGGGAGAGGAAGTGCTTTTACCAAGTCCTTATTGGGTAAGTTATGCTGCACAAGTTGAACTTGCCGAGGGCATCGCTACCGAAATACCGGCGGGTATTGAAACCGGGTTTAAGATAACTCCCGACCAATTGGCCAAAGCTATCAAACCTAACTCTAAGCTTATAATTTTTTCTTCTCCCTGCAATCCCACCGGGGCAGTTTATAGCAAGGAAGAATTGCGTGCTCTGGCTGAAGTAATTGTTCAGTACGACAATCTTTATGTCGTTTCGGATGAAATTTATGAATACATCAATTATGTTGGCAAACATGAAAGTCTGGCACAATTTGATTTTATTAAAGATCGCGTAATTACCGTCAACGGATTATCCAAAGGGTTTGCGATGACCGGATGGCGTTTGGGATACTTAGCTGCGCCACTTGCCATAGCCAAAGCCTGCGACAAAATGCAGGGACAGTTTACTTCAGCCACCTGTTCAATCGCACAAAGAGCCGCAATTGCTGCACTTACCGGAGATTTAACCCCTACGATAGAAATGCGCGATGCGTTCAAAAAAAGACGAGATTTGATACTATCCTTGCTCAAGGAAATACCGGGATTGATTACAGATGTTCCTGATGGTGCGTTTTATGTTTTTCCTGATGTAAGTTTTTATTTGGGCAAATCGGACGGTGAAATGACGATCAACAATACAGATGACCTGAGTATGTATTTGTTGCACAAAGCCCATGTCTCCACCGTAAACGGACAGGCATTCGGCAACGAAAACTGCATTAGAATTTCTTATGCCACTTCGGAGGAAAATATCATTGAAGCCTGCCAAAGAATGAAAACGCAATTGGCGCGGTTGGCATAA
- the lgt gene encoding prolipoprotein diacylglyceryl transferase — MQDFILQIPWNPSPYLIDFGWLKLKWYGVMFAFAVLSGYWILVLMFKKRNLPVKVVAQLVQYQFIGGVIGARLGHILFYDLNYYLAHPTEILYIWHGGLASHGAAIGGFVATWLFLRKYKILSYFQLVDILVVPAAAIGGLIRIGNLMNSEIIGKPTSMPWAFVFEQRDTLPRHPSQLYEALLLFSILCGLFLLHQKRNLPLGLLSGLFFTLTFTGRFLLEFLKEQTEVSQPFNVALAVFGIIILIWCLHRQYNTKAV; from the coding sequence ATGCAAGATTTCATTTTACAAATACCTTGGAATCCAAGCCCATACTTGATAGATTTTGGTTGGTTAAAGCTGAAATGGTATGGAGTAATGTTTGCCTTTGCGGTTTTGTCCGGATATTGGATATTGGTTTTAATGTTCAAAAAACGCAATCTGCCGGTTAAGGTAGTTGCCCAATTGGTTCAATATCAATTTATAGGGGGAGTTATTGGAGCGCGGCTTGGGCATATTTTGTTTTATGATTTAAACTATTACCTTGCCCATCCCACCGAGATTTTGTATATCTGGCATGGCGGCTTGGCGAGTCATGGGGCTGCTATTGGCGGTTTTGTTGCTACCTGGTTATTTCTCAGAAAGTACAAGATTTTATCCTATTTTCAACTGGTGGATATTTTAGTGGTTCCTGCTGCTGCAATTGGAGGGTTAATACGTATTGGCAACCTGATGAATTCTGAAATCATCGGGAAACCCACCTCAATGCCCTGGGCTTTTGTGTTTGAACAACGCGATACCCTTCCCCGTCATCCCTCGCAACTTTACGAAGCCTTGTTGTTGTTTTCAATACTCTGCGGTTTATTTTTACTGCATCAAAAACGCAATTTACCCTTAGGATTGTTATCCGGCTTGTTTTTTACCCTTACCTTCACCGGACGTTTTTTACTGGAGTTTTTAAAAGAACAAACAGAGGTTTCACAACCGTTCAATGTGGCTTTAGCTGTTTTTGGAATCATTATTTTGATTTGGTGTTTACATCGTCAGTATAATACAAAGGCAGTTTAA
- the tilS gene encoding tRNA lysidine(34) synthetase TilS: protein MMLQQFTRFLFDSCRVQKNNQLLLAVSGGVDSVVLCELMFQSKIPFGIAHCNFQLRGKAADDDETFVAQLADKYQVSYYSVRFDTLQFAGDNQVSVQMAARALRYDWLESIREENGYTFIATAHHQNDIAETMLFNLTKGTGIAGLHGILPKTGKLVRPMLFLSKINIEDFALQHQLAFRTDESNAETKYVRNKIRHTVIPALKEINPNLEETYYQNSLRFQEIEQVYRTGIDFYRKKLFTGSEKEYFISIGKLLKIAPLKSVLYELLRPFDFNAAQVEMIIETLQQESGKMVYSNTHQILKDRKFLILSPISSKDTSYSLIEKSVQSIEKSDLQLLFNYLPAEGYNISSDTNLAGLDVNKIEFPLVLRRWKMGDYFYPFGMNLKKKKLKRFFTDLKLSLIQKDKIWILADNKGRIVWVVGYRIDERFKITSNTRQVCQITAFRQT, encoded by the coding sequence ATGATGCTTCAGCAATTTACCCGATTTTTATTTGATTCCTGCCGTGTACAGAAAAACAACCAATTGCTTCTTGCAGTTAGCGGAGGCGTTGACTCAGTGGTCTTATGTGAATTGATGTTTCAAAGTAAGATACCGTTTGGGATTGCTCATTGTAATTTTCAGTTAAGGGGGAAGGCTGCTGATGATGATGAAACTTTTGTTGCACAGTTGGCCGACAAGTATCAGGTATCTTATTATTCTGTTCGTTTTGATACGCTTCAGTTTGCCGGTGATAACCAGGTTTCGGTTCAAATGGCTGCGCGTGCTTTGAGGTATGATTGGCTGGAATCTATCCGGGAAGAAAACGGATATACTTTTATCGCTACGGCACATCACCAAAACGATATTGCAGAAACCATGCTGTTTAACCTGACAAAGGGAACAGGTATTGCCGGACTTCATGGCATTTTACCAAAGACCGGTAAGTTAGTTCGTCCGATGTTATTTCTTTCCAAAATTAACATCGAAGATTTTGCCCTTCAACATCAACTTGCTTTCAGAACAGATGAAAGCAATGCCGAAACCAAATACGTGAGAAATAAAATCCGCCATACAGTTATTCCTGCCTTGAAAGAAATCAACCCTAATCTGGAAGAAACCTATTACCAAAATTCTCTCCGGTTTCAGGAAATCGAACAGGTTTATCGTACAGGTATTGATTTTTATCGCAAAAAACTATTTACGGGTTCTGAAAAGGAATATTTCATATCAATCGGTAAACTTTTAAAAATAGCCCCCCTTAAATCAGTTCTATACGAACTGCTTCGCCCTTTTGATTTCAATGCTGCTCAGGTTGAGATGATTATTGAAACGCTTCAACAGGAATCGGGAAAAATGGTTTATTCCAATACCCATCAAATATTGAAAGACCGGAAGTTTTTAATCCTCTCCCCTATTTCAAGCAAAGACACTTCCTATTCACTCATTGAAAAGTCAGTACAAAGTATCGAAAAATCTGATTTGCAATTGCTTTTCAACTATTTGCCTGCTGAAGGTTACAACATTTCATCAGATACAAATTTGGCAGGTCTTGATGTCAATAAAATAGAGTTTCCCCTCGTGTTGCGGCGCTGGAAAATGGGCGACTATTTTTATCCATTCGGAATGAATCTGAAAAAGAAAAAGTTGAAGCGTTTTTTTACCGACCTCAAACTTTCCCTGATTCAAAAAGACAAAATCTGGATTCTTGCAGACAATAAAGGGCGTATTGTTTGGGTAGTGGGATACCGAATTGATGAGCGGTTTAAAATAACCTCAAACACACGGCAAGTTTGTCAAATCACAGCCTTCCGGCAAACTTAA
- a CDS encoding RsmB/NOP family class I SAM-dependent RNA methyltransferase → MIPVLKHQNLAKGVVEGLFEIFTNKQYADKVVPKLLQSNPKWGSRDRHAIAFTIYEMVRYWRLLCETAGYPLISEPTKHQIWKLIEVWMIVNELPLPSFDEFESLDAVTVKEKYRQLQSIRAVRESIPDWLDMMAELQLGKEWEQELAKLNQPAPLVIRVNTLKADKDKMMALCRELQINTSLVEGLPDALVIETNKQLVKTPAFQNGWFEVQDAASQLVAPFLNVQPGMLVVDACAGAGGKTLHLAALMKNNGQLMAYDTDPSKLVELKRRAFRNAAKIEVIPAKFPPDKNKSLLENTDRLLLDVPCSGLGTLRRKPDLKWKLTPVAVKSFEQTQQKILERYMPLLKKGGIAVYATCSILPSENEQQVAQFLKQYPNRYKLLENRRISSGQFGFDGFYMAKLQRID, encoded by the coding sequence ATGATCCCTGTTTTAAAACATCAAAATCTGGCAAAAGGAGTAGTTGAAGGACTCTTTGAGATATTTACCAATAAGCAATATGCCGATAAGGTTGTCCCAAAACTGTTACAATCAAATCCAAAATGGGGAAGCAGGGACAGACATGCCATCGCCTTTACCATTTACGAAATGGTCAGATACTGGCGTTTATTGTGTGAAACTGCCGGTTATCCTTTAATATCCGAACCTACTAAACATCAAATCTGGAAACTGATTGAGGTTTGGATGATAGTCAATGAACTACCATTGCCTTCTTTTGACGAGTTTGAGTCTTTGGATGCAGTAACGGTTAAAGAAAAATACAGACAATTACAATCCATACGAGCAGTCCGGGAATCAATACCCGATTGGTTGGACATGATGGCAGAGCTGCAATTGGGAAAGGAATGGGAGCAGGAATTGGCCAAACTGAATCAGCCTGCTCCGTTGGTAATCAGGGTCAACACCCTTAAAGCTGACAAAGATAAAATGATGGCGCTTTGTCGGGAATTACAAATTAACACATCTTTGGTAGAAGGATTACCTGATGCTTTGGTGATCGAAACCAACAAACAATTAGTTAAAACACCAGCTTTTCAGAACGGTTGGTTTGAGGTACAAGACGCTGCTTCACAGTTGGTTGCGCCATTTTTAAATGTTCAACCCGGAATGCTTGTAGTTGATGCTTGTGCCGGTGCAGGCGGGAAAACCCTGCATTTAGCAGCATTGATGAAAAATAATGGACAGCTTATGGCTTACGATACCGACCCGTCAAAGTTGGTTGAACTTAAAAGAAGAGCATTTCGCAATGCTGCAAAAATTGAGGTAATACCGGCCAAATTTCCTCCCGATAAAAACAAATCACTTTTAGAAAATACAGACCGTTTGCTGTTGGATGTTCCTTGCAGCGGGCTTGGCACCTTGCGGCGCAAGCCGGATTTGAAATGGAAGTTAACGCCCGTAGCTGTTAAGTCGTTTGAGCAAACCCAACAAAAGATTTTGGAACGTTATATGCCATTGTTAAAAAAAGGAGGAATAGCCGTTTACGCTACTTGCAGTATTTTGCCTTCTGAAAACGAACAACAGGTGGCGCAATTTTTGAAACAATATCCAAACAGATACAAGTTGTTGGAAAATAGACGAATTTCGTCCGGTCAGTTTGGTTTTGACGGATTTTATATGGCAAAATTGCAAAGAATTGATTAG
- a CDS encoding NAD(P)/FAD-dependent oxidoreductase has translation MHLNIYSYKQHPELLYQKYNAVIIGSGIGGLTVAAILAKEGKRVLVLERHYTAGGYTHSFKRRGYEWDVGIHYLGEIHRPHTDIANWFSYITDGQMEWADMGAVYDKIIFGKKVYPFYAGKENFISNLQSQFPSASDQQAIEDYVGLLYETTRAARLYFAEKAMPSPVSWAIGGMMRSKYYSLSQKTVYEVLSGLTQNKQLIGVLTGQFGDYGLTPKTASFVIHAMVAKHFLNGACFPVGGCSRIAETIAAVIAKSGGAVLTNAEVSQIKVVNGKATGLIMADGVEIASKIIVSNAGIVNTYQHLLLPEIQNQLGLPDQIEKVKPSVSHIALYLGFKKTAEELGLSKTNLWIYPEDSYDHDENMENYLQNPETAPFPLVYISFPSAKDPDWQNRYPGTATVDIITFAPYEWFEKWEDTRWKKRGMEYDTWKEEMTQRLLKVLFQYVPQLEGQVDYHELSTPLSTKHFVNYQFGELYGIEHSPQRFALRFLKPQTPITNLYLTGQDIASCGIGGAITGGVLTSAVLLKRNLPAIIRKRVKETGLLTAKHSIH, from the coding sequence ATGCACTTAAACATTTACTCTTACAAACAACATCCTGAATTATTGTATCAGAAATATAATGCGGTGATCATCGGTTCAGGAATTGGCGGATTGACCGTAGCCGCTATTTTGGCAAAAGAAGGTAAGCGGGTTCTTGTTTTGGAAAGACATTATACCGCCGGTGGATATACCCATTCATTTAAGCGACGCGGTTATGAATGGGATGTCGGAATTCATTACTTAGGTGAAATCCATCGCCCTCATACAGATATAGCAAATTGGTTTAGCTATATCACTGATGGACAAATGGAATGGGCTGATATGGGGGCAGTATATGACAAAATAATTTTCGGCAAAAAAGTCTATCCTTTCTATGCCGGAAAAGAGAATTTTATCTCAAATCTACAATCTCAGTTTCCTTCCGCTTCCGACCAACAAGCGATTGAAGATTATGTCGGATTGCTTTACGAAACCACCCGTGCTGCGCGTTTGTACTTTGCTGAAAAAGCGATGCCTTCCCCTGTATCCTGGGCTATTGGAGGGATGATGCGCAGCAAATACTATTCGTTGTCTCAAAAAACAGTGTACGAAGTTTTAAGCGGATTAACTCAAAACAAACAGTTAATTGGGGTTTTGACGGGACAGTTTGGTGATTATGGGTTAACACCAAAGACCGCAAGTTTTGTCATACATGCCATGGTGGCTAAACATTTTTTGAACGGAGCCTGCTTTCCTGTTGGAGGGTGTAGTCGTATTGCCGAGACCATAGCAGCAGTGATTGCAAAATCGGGAGGTGCTGTTTTAACCAATGCCGAAGTTTCACAAATTAAGGTTGTGAATGGAAAAGCAACGGGGTTGATTATGGCAGATGGAGTAGAAATCGCTTCCAAAATTATAGTCAGCAATGCAGGAATAGTCAATACCTATCAACATTTGCTTTTGCCGGAAATACAAAATCAATTAGGACTTCCCGATCAGATTGAAAAAGTAAAGCCGTCTGTATCTCATATTGCATTGTATCTGGGTTTTAAGAAAACAGCGGAAGAACTGGGCCTTTCAAAAACCAACCTCTGGATTTATCCCGAAGATAGTTATGACCATGATGAAAACATGGAAAACTACTTACAAAATCCTGAAACAGCGCCTTTCCCTTTGGTCTATATATCTTTCCCTTCGGCAAAAGACCCCGATTGGCAAAATCGCTATCCGGGCACTGCAACTGTGGATATCATTACTTTTGCCCCTTATGAATGGTTTGAAAAATGGGAAGATACCCGATGGAAAAAAAGAGGGATGGAATACGACACCTGGAAGGAGGAAATGACTCAACGACTTCTAAAAGTGCTTTTTCAATATGTGCCTCAGTTAGAAGGACAAGTGGATTATCACGAATTGTCAACTCCTCTTTCGACTAAACATTTTGTAAATTATCAGTTTGGGGAACTTTATGGGATTGAACATAGCCCTCAGCGGTTTGCGTTGCGGTTTTTAAAACCACAAACTCCTATCACCAACCTCTACCTGACCGGACAGGATATCGCATCGTGCGGAATTGGAGGGGCAATCACCGGAGGAGTATTGACCTCAGCCGTATTGCTGAAACGAAATTTGCCCGCAATTATCAGAAAAAGGGTTAAAGAAACCGGTTTGTTGACTGCCAAACATTCAATTCATTGA
- a CDS encoding inositol phosphorylceramide synthase — MLIPSNGQIDQPNRFERRLSAGQWLWTTFAGIGYFAWFYGVVGLKTEHVAIFLLVVLLYFAHLKSRQFLFAFAIFLVYTIVFDSLRAFPNTEFNTVHIRDLYETEKYWFGVNYEGVRYTLNELSAMFHLPFFDVLSALFYINWVPVPLVFGFYLFVYHKQLCLRFMYAFALTKFVGMFIYYLYPAAPPWYVAQHGFEFIPTTIGHPAGLIHFDEITGFSFFEKFYAKAPAPFAAMPSMHCAFPVVCFIYGRELKNRLLNIAFFIFAAGIWLSAIYTQHHYTIDVLAGGATAVFSCWLLEKLITLKRVKPWFEDLLIKIGG, encoded by the coding sequence ATGTTGATACCATCAAACGGACAGATTGATCAACCAAATCGTTTTGAAAGACGGTTATCTGCCGGTCAATGGCTTTGGACTACCTTTGCCGGCATTGGTTATTTTGCATGGTTTTATGGTGTTGTTGGTTTGAAGACCGAACATGTTGCCATTTTTCTTTTAGTTGTTCTGCTTTACTTCGCCCATTTGAAATCGAGGCAGTTTCTTTTTGCATTCGCTATCTTTTTGGTATATACAATTGTATTTGATTCTTTGCGGGCATTTCCAAACACGGAATTTAACACCGTTCATATCCGCGATTTGTATGAGACTGAAAAGTATTGGTTTGGAGTTAATTATGAGGGGGTGAGATATACTTTGAATGAGCTTTCAGCGATGTTTCACCTTCCCTTTTTTGATGTTTTATCTGCTTTATTCTATATCAATTGGGTGCCGGTTCCGCTTGTGTTCGGGTTTTATTTGTTTGTATATCATAAACAGCTTTGTCTGCGCTTTATGTATGCTTTCGCCCTGACCAAGTTTGTGGGCATGTTCATTTATTATCTTTATCCTGCTGCACCTCCATGGTATGTTGCTCAACATGGATTTGAGTTTATCCCGACGACAATTGGTCATCCGGCAGGATTGATTCATTTTGACGAGATAACAGGTTTCTCTTTCTTTGAAAAGTTTTATGCCAAAGCCCCTGCACCTTTTGCAGCCATGCCTTCTATGCACTGTGCTTTTCCGGTAGTTTGTTTCATCTATGGGAGAGAATTAAAAAATCGCCTGCTCAACATTGCCTTTTTCATCTTTGCAGCCGGCATTTGGCTATCTGCCATCTATACCCAACATCATTATACCATTGATGTGCTTGCAGGTGGTGCTACTGCTGTTTTTAGTTGCTGGTTGCTGGAGAAATTAATTACCCTGAAGCGGGTAAAACCTTGGTTTGAGGATTTGCTAATTAAAATCGGGGGATAA